Genomic window (Patescibacteria group bacterium):
TCAGGGATTAAATACGGCGAATCGGTCTCAATTAAAATCTTCTCCAGCGAAGTATTTTTAATCACTTTATCATAATCCCGCGCATAAGTAATCAATCCTGTAAAACTAATATAAAATCCCAGTTTTAAATACTCTTCTGCAAAAGACCACCGGCCCATATAACAATGTAACACGCCTTTTACTCCAGGATGTTTTTTGATTATTTCCAAAATTTCCGGAAATAATCTGCGGGAATGAATAATTACTGGTTTATCTAATTCTTTTGCCAATTCTAAATGCTGAATAAAAACTTTTTGCTGTAATTTCTGGATTTTTTCATCATTCTCGCAAAAAGCATAATCAAGGCCGCACTCGCCAATAGCAACAACCCGAGGATGCCTCGCCAACCCGCCAAAAGTTTTGAC
Coding sequences:
- a CDS encoding TatD family hydrolase; the encoded protein is MLIDTHAHLNFKDFEDDREEIIGRCLANDIWIINVGADLETSQKAIEIAEKHKKGVYAAIAIHPHNACPPDCFDIVKTFGGLARHPRVVAIGECGLDYAFCENDEKIQKLQQKVFIQHLELAKELDKPVIIHSRRLFPEILEIIKKHPGVKGVLHCYMGRWSFAEEYLKLGFYISFTGLITYARDYDKVIKNTSLEKILIETDSPYLIPEPLRKKDELVRNTPENVEYVAQKIAEIKGINFEQVAEQTTKNAKELFNLI